In Zingiber officinale cultivar Zhangliang chromosome 1A, Zo_v1.1, whole genome shotgun sequence, a genomic segment contains:
- the LOC121997546 gene encoding leucine-rich repeat extensin-like protein 3: MAPLEVPTSAALVVPTPTIFMVPPGVPPGVPPAYSAPAPVEPTAYQAPPPLGLTLYPAPTPAVPVAPFPVPPPIIPPVAATHIDPAVPPVVYAPVYVAAPGVPPPVYPAVPPVAPTPGIPPVPVSIPTYLTDIVTTRA; the protein is encoded by the coding sequence atggctcctttagaggtgcCTACCTCGGCTGCACTCGTTGTACCCACCCCTACCATATTtatggtaccaccaggggtaccaccaggggtaccaccgGCATACTCGGCACCTGCTCCGGTCGAGCCTACGGCGTACCAGGCACCACcgccacttggacttacattgtaCCCAGCACCCACACCAGCGGTACCAGTTGCtccatttccggtaccaccacctaTCATACCTCCAGTCGCGGCCACTCATATCGACCCCgcagtaccaccagtggtataTGCTCCAGTTTATGTAGCAGCGCCGGGAGTACCTCCCCCCGTATATCCAgcagtaccacctgtagcaccaactCCAGGGATTCCACCAGTTCCCGTGTCGATCCCTACCTACCTCACTGATATTGT